One region of Salvelinus sp. IW2-2015 linkage group LG1, ASM291031v2, whole genome shotgun sequence genomic DNA includes:
- the LOC111962208 gene encoding tensin-2 isoform X5 encodes MERVMARHYDFDLTYITERIISVFFLPDLEEQCYRGNLQEVAAMLKSKHQDKFLLLNLSEKRHDITRLNPKVEDFGWPDLHAPPLDKICAMCKAMETWLTSDPGNVVVLHCKGNKGRTGVIVAAYMHYSKISAGVDQALTTLAMRKFCEDKVSSSLQPSQNRYIYYFGGLLSGAIRMNSRPLFLHQVLIPSLPNFQAAGGGYYPFLKIYQSLQLVYTSGIYEPQGSRARKLCVTLEPALLLKGDIVVKCYHRRPRGSEREAVFRLQFHTCTVHGAQLWFGKGELDLACADDRFPPDATVEFIFSYGPEKMKGREYRKNDPSVTVDYSTSDPVVRWDSYENFNLHHQDSIEDISHTRGPLDGSLYAQVKKRRGPGSVGASGASPNGCPPSSPTNKPPSQAQPQTQPLSLSSDSGHSSTPSEHLEEPPPRPLSRLEKEKKEMDCLLSRIEGEGEERDRVRQRDRETAILDDRESVPDGGSRREQRSCCVPAGHGSRCQRCGEAPGWERVREREPCLANGHYMDRCNRTKGNPKSRTLPALPSQQPASPRPLSPHLDLCHRHSAHPLPELPWEHPPPPLPCLHRSCYPYPAPEHVHPHAHTLPASNRVFCGGEECQLFHYPAHAPLSPRVSHQSLPSSPYREMFFRPAAPPPGGCPCRDCTCRRGHQSASARAFHPLRPDQPQSPHWARGRDSELWDRDAGLRRGREMPSQLWEAENLWEAEREAEIWQRSVGGMSSYRGHHSPLGQGHDPSVFLLGPNMPGYPSPHPLLDSPCGSSGYHTPQPPLHSCPYEPYQQVSPSESHGSRGYASGYQSGSASPLPPGGTNSGASPSEPPTDRQQQTDGHTGVSEVVQNIVGMEDCSSQGSLGQAEIDRQPACPTPLSDSDPDYTTITSSYVSSEKKQDEEKMCDPTEGSTWSPPAXPQEPSQGPQLIESLSVAPMSEASASHSTTREPNSNSSTPETEWTLPNGHSTTPPTLVETQNQETIQMPNERVNPTGSTQVHTVSVHPPPTTAEDGELKVVESETKGSSGTEMSTQAASVPSPRNSFGPVQVQLNGTALPSDYPLSEKGSGTSLTPCSSPSSVPPSPHLYIGSPERRPSPQPSPLATDPAGRRLTHVSDSDPKPPSPVPDGYNTPTFPLASYYYPLLNVPHVPYTGYTAVTIPAAQPPLPEKRRLSSMPGSPNGYGSQSLLRASLGAVGPMGLSPQSSLLQVTFSPSVGELPPSVRRGLAHPGVREEVVESSKVNAKFVQDSSKFWYKPSISRDQAIAVLKDKEPGSFLIRDSNSFQGAYGLALKVASHPSNNVNNACLDSQAQLVRHFLIETGSRGVKIKGCQNESYFGSLSALVYQHSITPISLPCALCIPEKDLVGELQEMHSSSNTSTAADLLKQGAACNVLYLNSVETESLTGPQAVSKATRCTLTQSPRPTATVVHFKVSTQGITLTDSQRRLFFRRHYPINSVTFSSVEPQDQRWTNSDKSSKVFGFVARRTGSASENVCHLFAEMDPEQPAVAIVNFINKVMLGPQQQRR; translated from the exons ATGGAGAGAGTGATGGCGAGGCACTATGACTTTGACCTCACCTACATCACCGAGAGGATCATCTCTGTTTTCTTCCTGCCCGATCTGGAAGAACAATGTTACCGCGGCAACTTACAGGAAGTGGCTGCCATGCTCAAGTCCAAACACCAAGACAAGTTCCTG CTCTTAAACCTGTCTGAGAAGCGTCATGACATAACCAGACTCAACCCCAAG GTTGAAGACTTTGGTTGGCCAGACCTGCACGCCCCACCCCTGGATAAGATCTGTGCCATGTGTAAGGCCATGGAGACCTGGCTCACCTCTGACCCCGGCAACGTGGTCGTCCTGCACTGCAAG GGAAACAAAGGGAGGACGGGGGTCATCGTGGCGGCCTACATGCACTACAGCAAGATCTCCGCAGG GGTGGACCAGGCCCTGACCACTCTGGCCATGAGGAAGTTCTGTGAAGATAAAGTGTCCTCCTCGCTTCAGCCCTCTCAAAACAG gTATATCTACTACTTTGGGGGTCTGCTGTCGGGGGCGATCAGGATGAACAGCAGACCTCTGTTCCTCCACCAGGTCCTCATCCCCAGCCTGCCCAACTTCCAGGCAGCAGGAGGAG GTTACTATCCTTTCCTGAAGATCTACCAGTCTCTACAGCTGGTCTACACATCAGGCATCTA cgaRCCCCAGGGCTCCAGGGCGAGAAAGCTGTGTGTGACACTTGAGCCGGCGCTACTGCTGAAGGGGGACATCGTG GTGAAGTGCTATCACCGGCGGCCGCGTGGCTCAGAGAGGGAGGCAGTGTTCAGGCTGCAGTTCCACACCTGCACGGTGCACGGAGCTCAGCTGTGGTTCGGCAAGGGAGAGCTGGACCTGGCCTGTGCAG ATGACCGGTTCCCTCCAGATGCTACAGTGGAGTTTATCTTCTCCTACGGCCCAGAGAAAATGAAAG GGCGAGAGTACCGTAAGAATGACCCCTCTGTTACAGTGGACTACAGCACTTCAGACCCTGTGGTGCGCTGGGACTCATATGAGAACTTCAACCTTCACCACCAGGATAGCATTGAGG ACATCTCCCACACGCGGGGCCCCCTGGATGGCAGTCTGTACGCCCAGGTGAAGAAGCGTCGGGGCCCGGGCTCTGTCGGTGCCTCTGGGGCCTCTCCCAACGGATGCCCCCCAAGCAGCCCCACAAACAAGCCCCCTTCCCAGGCCCagcctcaaacccagcccctttcCCTCAGCTCCGACTCGGGGCACTCCTCCACCCCCTCGGAACACCTGGAGGAACCCCCTCCTCGCCCCCTGTCCcgtctggagaaagagaagaaagagatggaCTGTCTTCTGAGTAGGATAGAGGGGGAGGGCGAAGAGAGGGATAGGgtgagacagagggacagggagacGGCCATTTTGGATGACAGAGAGTCTGTGCCGGACGGAGGGTCAAGGCGGGAGCAGCGGTCATGTTGCGTTCCAGCTGGCCATGGTTCGAGATGCCAGAGGTGTGGGGAGGCACCGGGttgggagagggtgagagagagggagccatGCCTTGCAAATGGACATTATATGGACCGCTGTAACAGAACCAAGGGGAATCCAAAGAGCCGAACGCTTCCCGCCTTACCCTCCCAGCAGCCTGCATCTCCTCGCCCTCTCTCGCCCCACCTGGACTTGTGCCATCGCCATAGCGCCCATCCTCTGCCCGAGTTGCCGTGGGAACACCCCCCGCCCCCCTTACCCTGTCTCCATCGCTCCTGCTACCCCTACCCCGCCCCTGAACACGTCCACCCACACGCCCACACCCTCCCAGCCTCCAATAGGGTCTTCTGCGGCGGGGAGGAATGTCAGCTCTTTCATTACCCCGCCCACGCCCCCCTTTCCCCTCGTGTCTCCCACCAATCGCTGCCCTCCAGTCCATATAGGGAGATGTTTTTCAGACCGGCAGCTCCTCCCCCTGGTGGCTGCCCATGTCGGGACTGCACCTGCAGGCGAGGGCACCAATCGgcttcagccagagccttccaccCGCTGCGCCCGGACCAACCACAGAGCCCACACTGGGCTCGAGGGCGGGACTCTGAGCTGTGGGACAGGGATGCCGGGTTGAGGCGGGGGAGGGAGATGCCTTCTCAGCTTTGGGAGGCAGAGAATCTATGGGAGGCGGAGCGAGAGGCAGAGATTTGGCAGCGTTCAGTGGGAGGGATGTCGTCCTATAGAGGCCATCACTCCCCTCTGGGTCAAGGTCACGACCCTTCTGTTTTCCTGCTAGGCCCTAACATGCCTGGGTATCCCAGCCCCCACCCCCTCCTGGACAGCCCCTGTGGCAGCAGTGGGTACCACACCCCTCAACCCCCCCTACACTCCTGCCCCTACGAGCCCTACCAGCAGGTATCCCCCTCGGAGAGCCACGGGAGCCGGGGGTACGCCTCGGGGTACCAGTCCGGGTCTGCCTCGCCCCTGCCCCCTGGTGGCACAAACTCTGGTGCCTCCCCCTCGGAACCACCCACCGACCGGCAGCAACAGACTGATGGACACACTG GTGTATCAGAGGTGGTGCAGAACATTGTGGGTATGGAGGACTGTTCTTCCCAGGGGTCATTGGGGCAAGCAGAGATTGACAGACAGCCCGCTTGCCCCACCCCCTTATCAGACTCTGATCCAGACTACACAACTATCACCAGCAGTTATGTATCCAG TGAGAAGAAGCAAGATGAAGAGAAGATGTGTGACCCCACCGAGGGTTCCACCTGGAGTCCTCCAGCAYGCCCCCAGGAGCCAAGTCAAGGGCCCCAGCTGATAGAGTCCCTCAGTGTGGCTCCAATGTCTGAAGCCTCAGCCTCCCACTCCACCACGCGGGAGcctaacagtaacagtagcacaCCAGAAACCGAATGGACACTGCCGAATGGACACTCCACGACACCACCAACATTGGTGGAGACACAAAACCAAGAGACCATACAGATGCCGAATGAACGCGTAAACCCTACTGGCTCAACGCAAGTGCACACTGTAAGTGTGCATCCACCTCCAACTACAGCTGAAGATGGAGAATTGAAGGTTGTAGAGAGTGAAACAAAGGGGTCTAGCGGAACTGAGATGTCCACTCAGGCCGCCTCCGTCCCGAGCCCAAGGAATTCATTCGGCCCAGTCCAAGTGCAACTCAATGGCACCGCTCTCCCTAGTGACTACCCCCTGTCAGAAAAGGGCAGTGGCACATCCCTGACCCCTTGTTCCAGCCCCagctctgtccctccctctccgcACCTTTACATTGGCTCCCCAGAGCGACGRCCCTCCCCTCAGCCCTCTCCATTGGCCACGGACCCAGCTGGGCGAAGACTGACCCATGTGAGTGACAGCGACCCCAAACCCCCGTCGCCTGTCCCAGATGGGTACAACACCCCAACCTTTCCCCTGGCGTCCTATTACTACCCTCTACTCAACGTGCCACACGTCCCCTACACAGGCTACACCGCCGTCACCATCCCCGCCGCCCAGCCCCCGCTCCCCGAAAAGAGGCGCCTGTCCTCCATGCCAGGGTCCCCCAATGGTTACGGCTCACAGTCTCTTCTCAGGGCCTCTCTGGGTGCCGTAGGACCCATGGGTCTCTCTCCCCAGTCCAGCCTCCTCCAGGTCACTTTCTCACCCTCGGTGGGGGAGCTCCCCCCATCTGTCAGACGAGGACTGGCACACCCTGGTGTcagagaggaggtggtggagagcAGCAAGGTCAATGCCAAGTTTGTCCAGGACAGCTCCAAGTTCTGGTACAAGCCTAGCATCTCAAGAGACCAAG CCATCGCTGTGTTGAAGGACAAGGAGCCAGGGTCCTTCCTGATCCGGGACAGTAACTCCTTCCAAGGGGCCTACGGCCTGGCCCTCAAGGTGGCCAGCCATCCTTCAAACAACGTCAACAACGCTTGCC tcgaTTCTCAGGCGCAGCTAGTCAGACATTTCCTCATAGAGACGGGCTCGCGGGGGGTCAAGATAAAGGGCTGTCAGAACGAGTCCTATTTCG GAAGTTTATCTGCCTTAGTGtaccagcactccatcactcctatCTCCCTGCCATGTGCCCTGTGCATCCCAGAGAAAG ATCTGGTTGGAGAGCTGCAGGAGATGCATAGTTCCAGCAACACCAGTACTGCAGCGGACCTCCTCAAACAGGGTGCAG CCTGTAACGTACTCTACCTGAACTCTGTGGAGACAGAGTCACTGACCGGGCCTCAAGCTGTCTCCAAGGCGACCAGGTGCACTCTGACCCAGAGTCCTCGGCCCACAGCCACAGTGGTCCACTTCAAAGTGTCCACTCAGGGTATCACGCTGACCGACAGCCAG
- the LOC111962208 gene encoding tensin-2 isoform X3, which yields MGCIHSIQHCSRKRHAXEPEGSPKVAVHNIPVEILQLAELGKGAVSHAFTEKSCRKKRPCEVCRQTIDIPGAFCKECKTAVHKKCEAKQGSTKSLSHKKRIFLPRSKSGECAMERVMARHYDFDLTYITERIISVFFLPDLEEQCYRGNLQEVAAMLKSKHQDKFLLLNLSEKRHDITRLNPKVEDFGWPDLHAPPLDKICAMCKAMETWLTSDPGNVVVLHCKGNKGRTGVIVAAYMHYSKISAGVDQALTTLAMRKFCEDKVSSSLQPSQNRYIYYFGGLLSGAIRMNSRPLFLHQVLIPSLPNFQAAGGGYYPFLKIYQSLQLVYTSGIYEPQGSRARKLCVTLEPALLLKGDIVVKCYHRRPRGSEREAVFRLQFHTCTVHGAQLWFGKGELDLACADDRFPPDATVEFIFSYGPEKMKGREYRKNDPSVTVDYSTSDPVVRWDSYENFNLHHQDSIEDISHTRGPLDGSLYAQVKKRRGPGSVGASGASPNGCPPSSPTNKPPSQAQPQTQPLSLSSDSGHSSTPSEHLEEPPPRPLSRLEKEKKEMDCLLSRIEGEGEERDRVRQRDRETAILDDRESVPDGGSRREQRSCCVPAGHGSRCQRCGEAPGWERVREREPCLANGHYMDRCNRTKGNPKSRTLPALPSQQPASPRPLSPHLDLCHRHSAHPLPELPWEHPPPPLPCLHRSCYPYPAPEHVHPHAHTLPASNRVFCGGEECQLFHYPAHAPLSPRVSHQSLPSSPYREMFFRPAAPPPGGCPCRDCTCRRGHQSASARAFHPLRPDQPQSPHWARGRDSELWDRDAGLRRGREMPSQLWEAENLWEAEREAEIWQRSVGGMSSYRGHHSPLGQGHDPSVFLLGPNMPGYPSPHPLLDSPCGSSGYHTPQPPLHSCPYEPYQQVSPSESHGSRGYASGYQSGSASPLPPGGTNSGASPSEPPTDRQQQTDGHTGVSEVVQNIVGMEDCSSQGSLGQAEIDRQPACPTPLSDSDPDYTTITSSYVSSEKKQDEEKMCDPTEGSTWSPPAXPQEPSQGPQLIESLSVAPMSEASASHSTTREPNSNSSTPETEWTLPNGHSTTPPTLVETQNQETIQMPNERVNPTGSTQVHTVSVHPPPTTAEDGELKVVESETKGSSGTEMSTQAASVPSPRNSFGPVQVQLNGTALPSDYPLSEKGSGTSLTPCSSPSSVPPSPHLYIGSPERRPSPQPSPLATDPAGRRLTHVSDSDPKPPSPVPDGYNTPTFPLASYYYPLLNVPHVPYTGYTAVTIPAAQPPLPEKRRLSSMPGSPNGYGSQSLLRASLGAVGPMGLSPQSSLLQVTFSPSVGELPPSVRRGLAHPGVREEVVESSKVNAKFVQDSSKFWYKPSISRDQAIAVLKDKEPGSFLIRDSNSFQGAYGLALKVASHPSNNVNNACLDSQAQLVRHFLIETGSRGVKIKGCQNESYFGSLSALVYQHSITPISLPCALCIPEKDLVGELQEMHSSSNTSTAADLLKQGAACNVLYLNSVETESLTGPQAVSKATRCTLTQSPRPTATVVHFKVSTQGITLTDSQRRLFFRRHYPINSVTFSSVEPQDQRVFGFVARRTGSASENVCHLFAEMDPEQPAVAIVNFINKVMLGPQQQRR from the exons CAGGGGTCCACTAAGTCCCTGTCCCATAAGAAGAGGATCTTCCTTCCCAG gagtAAGAGTGGGGAGTGTGCGATGGAGAGAGTGATGGCGAGGCACTATGACTTTGACCTCACCTACATCACCGAGAGGATCATCTCTGTTTTCTTCCTGCCCGATCTGGAAGAACAATGTTACCGCGGCAACTTACAGGAAGTGGCTGCCATGCTCAAGTCCAAACACCAAGACAAGTTCCTG CTCTTAAACCTGTCTGAGAAGCGTCATGACATAACCAGACTCAACCCCAAG GTTGAAGACTTTGGTTGGCCAGACCTGCACGCCCCACCCCTGGATAAGATCTGTGCCATGTGTAAGGCCATGGAGACCTGGCTCACCTCTGACCCCGGCAACGTGGTCGTCCTGCACTGCAAG GGAAACAAAGGGAGGACGGGGGTCATCGTGGCGGCCTACATGCACTACAGCAAGATCTCCGCAGG GGTGGACCAGGCCCTGACCACTCTGGCCATGAGGAAGTTCTGTGAAGATAAAGTGTCCTCCTCGCTTCAGCCCTCTCAAAACAG gTATATCTACTACTTTGGGGGTCTGCTGTCGGGGGCGATCAGGATGAACAGCAGACCTCTGTTCCTCCACCAGGTCCTCATCCCCAGCCTGCCCAACTTCCAGGCAGCAGGAGGAG GTTACTATCCTTTCCTGAAGATCTACCAGTCTCTACAGCTGGTCTACACATCAGGCATCTA cgaRCCCCAGGGCTCCAGGGCGAGAAAGCTGTGTGTGACACTTGAGCCGGCGCTACTGCTGAAGGGGGACATCGTG GTGAAGTGCTATCACCGGCGGCCGCGTGGCTCAGAGAGGGAGGCAGTGTTCAGGCTGCAGTTCCACACCTGCACGGTGCACGGAGCTCAGCTGTGGTTCGGCAAGGGAGAGCTGGACCTGGCCTGTGCAG ATGACCGGTTCCCTCCAGATGCTACAGTGGAGTTTATCTTCTCCTACGGCCCAGAGAAAATGAAAG GGCGAGAGTACCGTAAGAATGACCCCTCTGTTACAGTGGACTACAGCACTTCAGACCCTGTGGTGCGCTGGGACTCATATGAGAACTTCAACCTTCACCACCAGGATAGCATTGAGG ACATCTCCCACACGCGGGGCCCCCTGGATGGCAGTCTGTACGCCCAGGTGAAGAAGCGTCGGGGCCCGGGCTCTGTCGGTGCCTCTGGGGCCTCTCCCAACGGATGCCCCCCAAGCAGCCCCACAAACAAGCCCCCTTCCCAGGCCCagcctcaaacccagcccctttcCCTCAGCTCCGACTCGGGGCACTCCTCCACCCCCTCGGAACACCTGGAGGAACCCCCTCCTCGCCCCCTGTCCcgtctggagaaagagaagaaagagatggaCTGTCTTCTGAGTAGGATAGAGGGGGAGGGCGAAGAGAGGGATAGGgtgagacagagggacagggagacGGCCATTTTGGATGACAGAGAGTCTGTGCCGGACGGAGGGTCAAGGCGGGAGCAGCGGTCATGTTGCGTTCCAGCTGGCCATGGTTCGAGATGCCAGAGGTGTGGGGAGGCACCGGGttgggagagggtgagagagagggagccatGCCTTGCAAATGGACATTATATGGACCGCTGTAACAGAACCAAGGGGAATCCAAAGAGCCGAACGCTTCCCGCCTTACCCTCCCAGCAGCCTGCATCTCCTCGCCCTCTCTCGCCCCACCTGGACTTGTGCCATCGCCATAGCGCCCATCCTCTGCCCGAGTTGCCGTGGGAACACCCCCCGCCCCCCTTACCCTGTCTCCATCGCTCCTGCTACCCCTACCCCGCCCCTGAACACGTCCACCCACACGCCCACACCCTCCCAGCCTCCAATAGGGTCTTCTGCGGCGGGGAGGAATGTCAGCTCTTTCATTACCCCGCCCACGCCCCCCTTTCCCCTCGTGTCTCCCACCAATCGCTGCCCTCCAGTCCATATAGGGAGATGTTTTTCAGACCGGCAGCTCCTCCCCCTGGTGGCTGCCCATGTCGGGACTGCACCTGCAGGCGAGGGCACCAATCGgcttcagccagagccttccaccCGCTGCGCCCGGACCAACCACAGAGCCCACACTGGGCTCGAGGGCGGGACTCTGAGCTGTGGGACAGGGATGCCGGGTTGAGGCGGGGGAGGGAGATGCCTTCTCAGCTTTGGGAGGCAGAGAATCTATGGGAGGCGGAGCGAGAGGCAGAGATTTGGCAGCGTTCAGTGGGAGGGATGTCGTCCTATAGAGGCCATCACTCCCCTCTGGGTCAAGGTCACGACCCTTCTGTTTTCCTGCTAGGCCCTAACATGCCTGGGTATCCCAGCCCCCACCCCCTCCTGGACAGCCCCTGTGGCAGCAGTGGGTACCACACCCCTCAACCCCCCCTACACTCCTGCCCCTACGAGCCCTACCAGCAGGTATCCCCCTCGGAGAGCCACGGGAGCCGGGGGTACGCCTCGGGGTACCAGTCCGGGTCTGCCTCGCCCCTGCCCCCTGGTGGCACAAACTCTGGTGCCTCCCCCTCGGAACCACCCACCGACCGGCAGCAACAGACTGATGGACACACTG GTGTATCAGAGGTGGTGCAGAACATTGTGGGTATGGAGGACTGTTCTTCCCAGGGGTCATTGGGGCAAGCAGAGATTGACAGACAGCCCGCTTGCCCCACCCCCTTATCAGACTCTGATCCAGACTACACAACTATCACCAGCAGTTATGTATCCAG TGAGAAGAAGCAAGATGAAGAGAAGATGTGTGACCCCACCGAGGGTTCCACCTGGAGTCCTCCAGCAYGCCCCCAGGAGCCAAGTCAAGGGCCCCAGCTGATAGAGTCCCTCAGTGTGGCTCCAATGTCTGAAGCCTCAGCCTCCCACTCCACCACGCGGGAGcctaacagtaacagtagcacaCCAGAAACCGAATGGACACTGCCGAATGGACACTCCACGACACCACCAACATTGGTGGAGACACAAAACCAAGAGACCATACAGATGCCGAATGAACGCGTAAACCCTACTGGCTCAACGCAAGTGCACACTGTAAGTGTGCATCCACCTCCAACTACAGCTGAAGATGGAGAATTGAAGGTTGTAGAGAGTGAAACAAAGGGGTCTAGCGGAACTGAGATGTCCACTCAGGCCGCCTCCGTCCCGAGCCCAAGGAATTCATTCGGCCCAGTCCAAGTGCAACTCAATGGCACCGCTCTCCCTAGTGACTACCCCCTGTCAGAAAAGGGCAGTGGCACATCCCTGACCCCTTGTTCCAGCCCCagctctgtccctccctctccgcACCTTTACATTGGCTCCCCAGAGCGACGRCCCTCCCCTCAGCCCTCTCCATTGGCCACGGACCCAGCTGGGCGAAGACTGACCCATGTGAGTGACAGCGACCCCAAACCCCCGTCGCCTGTCCCAGATGGGTACAACACCCCAACCTTTCCCCTGGCGTCCTATTACTACCCTCTACTCAACGTGCCACACGTCCCCTACACAGGCTACACCGCCGTCACCATCCCCGCCGCCCAGCCCCCGCTCCCCGAAAAGAGGCGCCTGTCCTCCATGCCAGGGTCCCCCAATGGTTACGGCTCACAGTCTCTTCTCAGGGCCTCTCTGGGTGCCGTAGGACCCATGGGTCTCTCTCCCCAGTCCAGCCTCCTCCAGGTCACTTTCTCACCCTCGGTGGGGGAGCTCCCCCCATCTGTCAGACGAGGACTGGCACACCCTGGTGTcagagaggaggtggtggagagcAGCAAGGTCAATGCCAAGTTTGTCCAGGACAGCTCCAAGTTCTGGTACAAGCCTAGCATCTCAAGAGACCAAG CCATCGCTGTGTTGAAGGACAAGGAGCCAGGGTCCTTCCTGATCCGGGACAGTAACTCCTTCCAAGGGGCCTACGGCCTGGCCCTCAAGGTGGCCAGCCATCCTTCAAACAACGTCAACAACGCTTGCC tcgaTTCTCAGGCGCAGCTAGTCAGACATTTCCTCATAGAGACGGGCTCGCGGGGGGTCAAGATAAAGGGCTGTCAGAACGAGTCCTATTTCG GAAGTTTATCTGCCTTAGTGtaccagcactccatcactcctatCTCCCTGCCATGTGCCCTGTGCATCCCAGAGAAAG ATCTGGTTGGAGAGCTGCAGGAGATGCATAGTTCCAGCAACACCAGTACTGCAGCGGACCTCCTCAAACAGGGTGCAG CCTGTAACGTACTCTACCTGAACTCTGTGGAGACAGAGTCACTGACCGGGCCTCAAGCTGTCTCCAAGGCGACCAGGTGCACTCTGACCCAGAGTCCTCGGCCCACAGCCACAGTGGTCCACTTCAAAGTGTCCACTCAGGGTATCACGCTGACCGACAGCCAG